CATCGGCGCCGTAGACCAGCTGGCCGTCGTAGGTGCCGATGTACAGGCCGTCGTCGGAGGGCTGGGCGTCGGTAATGATGGGGAAGTGGATGGCCTGCATCGCGCCGGTGATGTGACGCTCGGGAATGCCGACTCGGCGGGCCAGGGCGAGGGGGAGGTGCTGGCATGGCGCAGCTCGTGGGTGAGGTGGCCGTAGCGCGCGAGCTGCTGGAGAAACGGCGCTTTGAAGTCCTCCGCTAGATTGTGTGTCAGCGTCATAGCTTCAGCGTTGCCTGCATCAAGGTGACGCTTGTCGTCCCGTCAACAGGTGGTGTGGATGAGGCGGTGCAATCAAGGTGACGTTTCCCAGCTTGTCAAGTTGGGAGGGACTGCTGGTATTGATCCCTGCGTAAACTCGGGACACCTTCCATACAGAGAGTGAGGGGGCGGTTGGCTGCCACCGCGGGGTATCCCCCAATCACCTGTCCCCAACGTATGCAGGTATCAATAAGACCCAGATCCAGCACCACACCCGCCACACGCTGAGGGTGAACAGAAGATCTGACAAAAGGACGCATCCTACCGGGTACGCTGCGCCCCCAGGTGGTGGACAGGCAAGGTTCCGATCCGTTCAGGTGTCTCTCCGAGTCTTGCCACCGCGTCCGTGTCCATTCTTGGAACTCGCTTCGACGTCGGCCTACATTCTGAAGAACGGGAGGGCGCGCCGAACAGAGCCTCTCTTGGTCTCGTCGTAGATTGGCGTCCAGGAGCCGCTGAGGCTGACAGACCTACCAGACTCGCTGCCATGCCTGCAGGCGTTGGGCGCATGACACGTAGTCCCTTGACTGTCCGCGAACAGTGCTCAGCCCTTTGTCAATTGACTTGCCAGAATGCCACGACGAGGTCTGGACCGTCTGAGTTGACACCACTCGATTTTCATGACACTGTTGATGTGGCATGAACTTTGACCGACGATTGTCCAACATGCTTCACCTGCTTGCCCACCTGATGGGGGCCACCGAGGCTGTTTCCTCCGAACGCCTCGCTGCCGCCTTCAACGCCAACCCGGTCGTTCTGCGCCGGACCCTGGCCAGCCTACGAGACGCCGGCCTCGTCACCTCCGGGAAGGGCCACGGCGGCGGCTGGGTCCTGGCCTGTGACCCTTCGACCACCACCCTGCTCGACGTCTACCGCGCCCTCGGTGCACCTCCGCTGTTTGCGTTTGGCAACCGCGCCGAACATCCCATCTGCCTGATCGAGCAGGCCGTCAACGGAGCGCTCGACAACACCATGCTGGCGGCCGAGGCACTGATCACCGCCCGCCTTCAAACCCTGACCCTGACCGCCCTGATCACCGACGCCCAGCACCGGTTCCAGCTCTGTGAGAACCCTCCCCAGGAGAACACCCATGCGCTATGACGCCCTCGTAATTGGTGGAAGCTTCGCCGGCCTGTCCGGCGCACTCCAGATCGCCCGCACTGGCCGCCCCGTCGGCGTGCTGGACGGCGGCCAACCCCGCAACCGTTTCGCCACCGAATCTCACGGATTTTTTGGGTTCGACGGCACGCCGCCCAGTCAGATGATTGCGGCGGCCCGCGCTGATCTGGCCGCCTATCCGAACGTCACCCTGCTTGACGCGCTCGCCACCGACGCGCGCCGAGACGCTGATGCCTTCATCGTCACGCTCTCTTCCGGCCAACAGCTTGAGGCGGGAAAGCTGCTGCTGGCGTTCGGCGTCACCGATGTCCTGCCCGAGCTGCCCGGCGTGCGTGCGCGCTGGGGTCAGACGGTGCTGCCCTGCCCTTACTGCCACGGCTACGAAGTAAAAGGGCGGCGGCTGGGCGTGCTGCACACGTTCCCAGGTTCCAGCCATCAGGCCCTGCTGATCTCCGACTGGGGTCCCACCACCTATTTTCTGAATGGCCAGCCGACCCTTGACAGGGAGACCATCGCGAAACTGGCCAAGCGCGGCATTACCGTCGAGGCCGCCCCAGTGGTGGACCTAGCGGGCGAGGCGCCGCAGCTCACCGGCGTGCGACTCGAAAGCGGACAGGTCACGCCAATCGATGCGCTGTTCATCGGCACGCGGACCCGCCTGAACAGCACAGTGGCCGAGCAACTCGGCTGCGCCATCGACGACGGGCCAGTCGGTCCGGTCATCCGGACGGACAGCAACAAGCTGACCACAGTGCCGGGCGTGTATGCCGCAGGGGACATCGCCCAGTTCGGGGCCAATGCGACGCTCGCGTCTGCCGCGGGCGTCTTCGCCGGAGTGTCGCTGCACCAGTCGTTGATCTTCGAGCCGCTCCAGCCGCTGCCAGCCTGAATTCCTGCTCTTTCACCTCTTCAAGCGTTCTCATTGGAGTTTCAGAGAGCGGTTTGGCAGTCGGTGCAGGGCGTCCGTTAGACCATTTGGAGCTTCAGTTGAGCGGGGTATTCGAACCCCCTTCCTGGTCAGCGCCGCCTACACTGAACGCGTCTTATCCCAAGGTTGAACAGCGCGATGAGGAGGCATGTCGTTGTCCCAAACCCTTGCTGGCTGAACGGGAAACGCCCTGACCGTCAGCCGGATTTGCGAGCGTCTTTTCTGAGGCCCAAGGAGCGCCAGGCGGGCAGCGCCTGTGCCCGTCACTGCCTTTGGTTACGCCCATCACCGGTCGGCGGCCGTCAGGTCCAGCCGGTCAGCCGCCTCAGCCAGGCGCGCGCGATGTCCCCCTGGGCCGCCTGGAAGGCCCGCACTGTCGGCAGTCCCGGCGGGGGTGGCTGAAGGGCCCGCTCGGTGAAGTAGCCGGCCAGGCATGCCACCCCGGCGAACAGCGCGTCCGGTGACGGTTGCAGCGTGGACGGCAACCGTGCCAGCAGCACCTCCGGCAGCGGACCACCCTGCATGCTCACACTCGGGGCGAAGCACACCACATCGAACCACGCCGCGCCCACACACGCATGCGGCCAGTCCACCACCCAGACCCCTTGCCCAGCTCCCTCCACCTCCAACAGCAGGTTGTCGGCCCTCAGATCGAAGTGGAGGAGAGTCTCCCCATCGACGGCCTGCGGCGCGTGCACTTCCAATGCCGCGAGGGCATCAAGGTGCCGGGTGCTCCAGTCATCGAGACCTTCCAGCCGGGGCCGCTGGAGACGGAGCCGAGTCCAGCCGTTCAGGGACGTCTGGACGACGTCGCGTGCCAGCCGCACCGTCGGCGGGTGCAGCGGAGACGGCGTTAAGGCCGCCCACACGTCCAACAGGGCGATCAGGACACGCTCAAGGTCATCCGCCCGCCAGGGCAGTGTTGGGGAGCTGCCTGACGCCGCTTCACAGATCAGGACCACCCAGCCTTCAGCCATTCCGGTTTCGGAACGGTCGTGTTCATCGGCCCCGAGCGCCAACAGCAGCCGCGGCACTCCTGGCACCTCAGGGAGTGCGCGGAGCACGGCAATCTCTCGCCGGTGGAGCGCAGGTGTGTCTGGATTGGGCTGCGGACCGACCGCCTTGGCGAACACGCGCCGCCCATCTTGCAGCGACAAGAGGGCGGCGAGGCCGGGGGAGAACCCTCCGGGTTGCGTCTGCGCATGGACGACCGATGCGCCAAGGGCCGTCTCAATCCGGCGGCGGACGACCGGCGGCAGGTCCAGCCAGTCGCGCCGCACTCCCTGAGCGGGTGGGAAGGACGCGTCATCCGCCATCGACATACAGAAGTCTGTCACAGATCACCCTGGTGTTCCTTGTGCTGGACCACGCCCGGGTTATTTCAAACTGAGCAATTGTGTTGGAAGTCAAGAGCAAGCTCCGAGAGGGTGAGCCATGGTTGTGCCGGCACCCACCCCGTGCCGGCACAACCATGGCTCACCCTCTCGGTGAAGAAGGCGACAGGCGGTGACGACGGCGGGAGATCAGGAGGCAGGCTGAGTGTGCCAGAGAGCCTGGTCCCGCACCATCGCATTCAGGTATACCAGCAACTTGCGCATACACGCGACCAACGCGACCTTCCTGGGTTTGCCCTTCTTGACCAATCGGTCAAACATCGTCTTCAACGTTGGATTCCACCGCACCGCCGTCACTGCAGCCATGGAGAGCACCTGACGGACCTCAGCTCGCCCACCCCAAATTGACCGGTGACCACGGGCGTTGCCGCTGTCGCGATTGAGTGGGGCGACCCCTGCGAGGTTGGCCACCTTCTGCCGGGAGAGCGAGCCCAACTCAGGGAGTTGGGCGAGCAACGTCAACGCCAGTACCGGACCCACCCCCGGGGTGGACGTCAAGAGCGAGTACGTGGCCTGGGACTTCGGATCCTGTTGTATCGCGTCCTGGAGGGCTTGGTCGAGCCCCTCTTTGCGTTGTTCGAGATACGCGATGACTTCCTCGAGATCACGCCGCACGTACTCGTCCCGGCTGCTGTGCAGCCGGTTACGCTCCATCGTCAGCAGCAAGGCCACCTATCGGCGACGAGCCAGCAACGCCTCCAGCGCACGTTGTGACGCATCTCCAGGCACCTGGGCTGGGGGGTGTAGCGTTTGGGCAAACCTGGCCAGCAGCACCGCGTCGATACGGTCCGTTTTCGCGTGCTTGCCCAGGGCGCGGCTGAAATGCCGCACCTGCCGTGGATTCAACACGCTGACGGGAATCCCGGCGTCATGCAGGGCCAGCATCGCGGCCTGTTCCAGGCCGCCGGTCGCTTCCACGACCACCAACGCTGGTTGCACGTCAGAGAGCCGGATCAGCAGGGTGCTCAATCCATCCTGAGTCTGATCGACGGCGAAGATCTCCCCGCTCGGCAGGATTGCTCCATCCAGGCGGGCTTTTGACACGTCAATGCCAACGAACGTTTCTTCTGACATCCACCATCACCTCCACTCTTGTCGTGTGGGACGGATTCCGGCCGATGCCAGGCTTGCTCATTCGAACTCTGGGGTTCAAGCAATTGTTCGGCGTGCAGGTCGGAACGGGGTGTGCCCCGGCGATCAATGCTCAGGAGCGGTCTTTTCGACCTTGCAGTCACGCGATCTACCGGGTCATCGTCCCCTTCCAACGTACAAGCAGTCACGCTTATTGGTACCTGCATAAGTTGGAGACAGATTCGTGATACCTACATACATCGGTCACGCGCTGCTGGCGGAGAGCCCATCGGGTGAGCCAGTCCGACGGCGTATTGGTCAGCCTTACGGGCGGCATGTCCACAGAGCAAGGTGTCCCGAACATATGCAGGTATCAATATTCCGTATCACAGGGTAGGCGTCGCCCTCTCTGAGTGCGTGTGGCCGTCCGCTCCTGACCTGCGGAGCCGGTGAAGTTCTGGTCTGATCAACACTCGCTTCTCTGCTGTGCGGGCGCGGATGCCCTCCGCATGACCACCACCTGGGAATGAAGAGTAAGCGGATGGTTCCATCATCTAGAATCAACGTATGCCCGTCACAAAGGTCTCGCCGGTGAAAGGAAGCGACGAACGCAACTTTTCTTCGCTGATCCTGATTCCCAGTCAGGAGCGACTGCCGAAAGACCGCACACGGCTGGAGCGGTTCGTGACGAGGAGTGACGGCCAGGTTGTCAAAGTTGTGGCCGAAGGACTTGATCTGGCTCACGGCATCGATAACGACATTCTGGTTGGGCTGGTGAACCTGTATATCGAGGCGGGCTGTCCGACCGATGGCGTTATCGAGGTCAGTGCCTACAGCGTGTTGAAGATGGCCGGCTTGCCTACCGAGGCGCACTATTACAAGGGCCTGGAGCCGGGAATGAAACGGCTGAAGGGAACCGTGTTCACGATTACTGAAGGGTGGTTTGAACACAAGAAGAAAAGCTACCTGAGCATGAGTTTCAACATCATCGACAACTACAACCGTACCCACGACGTGCAGGGCCTGACCGAGCGGAGCCACCTGCGAATCAAGTTGAACGAACATATTGTTCGGAGTATCAACGCCGGCTACCTGAAGCCGCTTGACCTTACCCTCTACCGACAGCTGCCCTCCGTTGGTTCTCGCACGCTCTATCGCCTCTTGGATGCGCATCTCCATGAGGCCATTGAGCGCGGGGAAAAGCTACCATTCGTGATGATGCTGCCCCTTGAGAGCCTGGCAGCGGCATGTGGCCTCCTGGATGACCGCAGCGGAAATCTGAAGCGCAATATCGAGCGCATGCACCAACCCCTGCTGGACACCGGTTACCTGAAAAGTGCCGAATTTATCGGACGCGGCAAGCAGACGACGCTTCGCTATTCGTACGCTGCCGACATTCGTACGGCCGACAGCGAACAGGTCATACTTCTGACGAATCAGGGCGTGTCACGCGGCGTCGCCGAGAAATATGCACAGGAGCTCGGAAACGACATCCAGGCTGTGCTGGAGAGCTTTCATGCCCGAATGGAGAATGGGCCGAAGATTCAAAATCCTGCCGGATACCTGGTCAAGCTGTTGAAGGAAAGCGCGTCGGTGATCGAACAGGCCCGGCTGCGCCAGCTGAATCTGAAAGAAGCGACGCAGAAGAAAGCTGAACAGGAGGAAAGCCGCCGAAAACAGGAGAAGGTGCTTGACGACCAGCGTCAGCAGGTGCTGCTGGAAAGCCCCCCACCTCAGGCCGCTGAACTCCTCCTTAACAAATTCACCGTCAAGCGGTTATTGAGCAAGGGCGTCACCCAGATGGAGATTGACCAGCTGCGGCAGAAGGTCGAGCGCGGTGAAATCGACAGCGTGAACATCAGCAAACTGCTCACCCAGGCAATGATCAACAATGAAGCGCTTGAGGCGCTGCACCTCTTGGTTTGATACGGAAGAGAAAACCTGAACACTGAAAACAGGGCAGGGGAGACCACGTGGGCTCCTCTGCTTCATGAGGCTCTCCTGTGAGATTTCATGCTCTTCCCAGCACGCCTTTCGAGGGTGGATGCGGACGTAGAAATGTCACCATTCAGCTACCGTAAAACCGGAGTCAAATCAGCGGCACAGCGTGTCGTAAAACTGGAGTCAAATCAACTGGAGTGACCATCCCAGACGCATACGTCGGCTCGGGTCGAAGTTTATCGTAAAACTGGAGTCATGCTGACCTCAAAACCATCGTAAAACTGGAGTCGTTTTCAGAGTATGGTCACGTAAAACTGGAGTCGTTCCGCTCCTCAAGGCTCGTAAAACTGGAGTCGAAATCATCGTAAAACTGGAGTCGTTTCGGGGAGAGAATCCATTAAAAAGCCGTCCTGGACGCTTGCTTCGCTCTATCCTTGATGATGTTTATCATCATATTTTTAAAACAAAGAACTACAAAAAGAAAAAACATCATTCACACGCACGTCCAGGATCGTTGGAAACGTCGGTGGGGCGGATGAGCTTTCCTCCAGTGGGTTTTACGGGGTCCCTGTTGTACCCATGTACTCTTCCATGACTCCAGAACCGCCCAAAAACACTCATGAGCAGTCAATGCGCAGAGTGACTTGGGTGAGCAGCTTGCAGGGGCCTTCCTGGACCTCTCAAAGCGTTTTGAATTTGAGAACTGTTCTATGAGGCACCTCTCCACCAGTTCCTCGATCTCAGCCGTCAGTGTTATAATTAAACTCATTTTTATTTCATATTTGGGAATTCCTCGGACTGAGGACGCAAAGGGCTTGTCGCTGCTCCTCGCCACGGTAAAAGAGCAGCGGCACAGACGTGCTGAGCCGCTCGCGTTCGCTTCCCGATGCAAGTTGGATCACTCGCAGAGGGCCGTTCTGCCATACTGTTGGCAGGTTTCTGTGGATACGGTTGACACCCCGTGCATACCGGGCTATCTTAGAGAAATCAAGGCGACCTCCGGGTCGCCTTCTTTGTTGCCGCTGCGTCAAGCGTGAGGGACGGAAACGAACAGGAGCCGAGCTGCTCCGCCTGTGACCCTGCGAGATGATGACCATCAGAAGCCCTACTCCGACGAACGACCACGGTTGAAGTTCACCGTGTCATCAATCAGCCAGTCAATGTGCTGTGTCGTCAGGGTGGCTGACCACCAATGCGCTGCCTTATGCCTGTCGTAACGAGCGGCTGGCCCACTTCCTGAACAGGCAGCCTCCACGGATGTCCGTTCTGTGGTGTCCGCTTGAGAACCGCTCCAGTCTTCATGGTCTTCTCTTCACGCTAAGATGAGAGCCAGCCGCAGCGCACCCCCGTCTCCATCTGTTGCGCTGCGTTCGTGTTGCGTTTCCTGGAGGCACTTCTCATGGGTTCACCCTCTGATTATCTCGAAACATCCTCTGTCCAGTCGGGGGAGGCGCTTGATCAGGCCGCTCTGAATAGCATTGTTCAGGCAAGCACCGATTGTATCAAGGTCCTCGACCTCGACGCCCGGCTACTGTCCATGAACACGGGTGGCCAGCGGACGATGGAGATCGACGACTTCTCAGCGTGTCAGTATCTTCTGTGGCCAGACTTCTGGACGGGTGACGACCGACTCAAAGTCGAGGCAGCGCTGGACCGGGCGCGTGAGGGCGAACGTACCACCTTCGAGGGACAGACGGCGACCATGAAGGGCACCGTGAAGTGGTGGGACGTGCAGGTGGCCCCAGTGCTGAATCAGGACGGCGCTGTGCGTCAACTGCTCGCCATCTCCCGCGACATCACCGCCCGCAAGCAGGCAGAACTGGCGTTGAGCGCCTTGAATGCCGAACTGGAACGCCAGGTCGAGGAACGCGTCCGGCAGCTTAGCCTGGCGGCCCAGGGTCAGCAGGCGTTCATGGCCTTCACCGAGGCTGTAGGTACGCAAACCGACCTTGGTGTGTTGGCCGAGGAGGCCGTCAAGATCCTTCAGCAGCACTTCTCAGATGCCAGCATCGGGTACTACAAGCGCGATCAGGAGTGCTGGACCGCGCTGGCCTGGAGCGACGACCTGACGCCTGAACAGGTGGCAGTGATCACCGCAGGTGTGTCGTCCGACCATCCGGTGATCGCGGAGGTCCTCGCGGCCCACGAGGGCGTGTTCGACTACACCTACCTGCGAGCAGCACTGGTGTCGCCCTCAACCTACCGAGCGGTGGGCAGCGTCCCCGTCACGCTCGGCAGTGAGATCTGTGGTCTGCTCTCGGTGGGCTTCCGGACTACACCGGTCTGGAGTGAGCACGATCGGCAACTGCTGCGCAGCGTGGCCCGGGGGCTGAACCTGGCGCTGGAACGCGCGGCACAGACCCAGCAGCTCCAGGACGAACGGGCCGCACTCGACGCCTTCGCGCAGTTCACCGAGGCGGTCGGGACCCAGAACGACCTCCTGGCCCTGGCCGGAGAGGCCATTGCCACTCTCCGCTCTCGGTTCCCTGACGCTGGCGTCGGCTACTACGCTGAGGAGGCAGGGCGCTGGAGAGCCCTGCTGTGGAGTGACACGGTGCCGGCCGACCTGGTCGCCCAGATGCGGGCCGGATTCCCAGCCGAAACCCCCATGATCGCGCAGGTCCTGCGCGCCCGGCAGGTTACGTTCACCGACGCCCGGCGCGAACATATTGAGCAAAGCAGCAAGTACAGCGCCGTG
The sequence above is drawn from the Deinococcus ruber genome and encodes:
- a CDS encoding Rrf2 family transcriptional regulator, encoding MNFDRRLSNMLHLLAHLMGATEAVSSERLAAAFNANPVVLRRTLASLRDAGLVTSGKGHGGGWVLACDPSTTTLLDVYRALGAPPLFAFGNRAEHPICLIEQAVNGALDNTMLAAEALITARLQTLTLTALITDAQHRFQLCENPPQENTHAL
- a CDS encoding NAD(P)/FAD-dependent oxidoreductase, which produces MRYDALVIGGSFAGLSGALQIARTGRPVGVLDGGQPRNRFATESHGFFGFDGTPPSQMIAAARADLAAYPNVTLLDALATDARRDADAFIVTLSSGQQLEAGKLLLAFGVTDVLPELPGVRARWGQTVLPCPYCHGYEVKGRRLGVLHTFPGSSHQALLISDWGPTTYFLNGQPTLDRETIAKLAKRGITVEAAPVVDLAGEAPQLTGVRLESGQVTPIDALFIGTRTRLNSTVAEQLGCAIDDGPVGPVIRTDSNKLTTVPGVYAAGDIAQFGANATLASAAGVFAGVSLHQSLIFEPLQPLPA
- a CDS encoding phosphotransferase family protein; this translates as MSMADDASFPPAQGVRRDWLDLPPVVRRRIETALGASVVHAQTQPGGFSPGLAALLSLQDGRRVFAKAVGPQPNPDTPALHRREIAVLRALPEVPGVPRLLLALGADEHDRSETGMAEGWVVLICEAASGSSPTLPWRADDLERVLIALLDVWAALTPSPLHPPTVRLARDVVQTSLNGWTRLRLQRPRLEGLDDWSTRHLDALAALEVHAPQAVDGETLLHFDLRADNLLLEVEGAGQGVWVVDWPHACVGAAWFDVVCFAPSVSMQGGPLPEVLLARLPSTLQPSPDALFAGVACLAGYFTERALQPPPPGLPTVRAFQAAQGDIARAWLRRLTGWT
- a CDS encoding replication initiator protein A; its protein translation is MPVTKVSPVKGSDERNFSSLILIPSQERLPKDRTRLERFVTRSDGQVVKVVAEGLDLAHGIDNDILVGLVNLYIEAGCPTDGVIEVSAYSVLKMAGLPTEAHYYKGLEPGMKRLKGTVFTITEGWFEHKKKSYLSMSFNIIDNYNRTHDVQGLTERSHLRIKLNEHIVRSINAGYLKPLDLTLYRQLPSVGSRTLYRLLDAHLHEAIERGEKLPFVMMLPLESLAAACGLLDDRSGNLKRNIERMHQPLLDTGYLKSAEFIGRGKQTTLRYSYAADIRTADSEQVILLTNQGVSRGVAEKYAQELGNDIQAVLESFHARMENGPKIQNPAGYLVKLLKESASVIEQARLRQLNLKEATQKKAEQEESRRKQEKVLDDQRQQVLLESPPPQAAELLLNKFTVKRLLSKGVTQMEIDQLRQKVERGEIDSVNISKLLTQAMINNEALEALHLLV